The following proteins come from a genomic window of Hymenobacter canadensis:
- a CDS encoding XdhC family protein has protein sequence MTELQRLLIAYDAHRAEGRACALASVVDVAGSAYRRPGARMLVTDEGRLTGAISGGCLEGDARQRARRVIQQGRPTVVTYDSTDPDDDLQFGAALGCQGIVQILLEPLNFQDPDNPVELLRRWAEGVEANAVVATVFSTAGLGAEVAVGQRLLLTSDNTAQGTLPEAASLYAAILTDARTALAAGQPATRHYPTGPGAVRVSLEILRPPVRLTVYGAGNDVQPLVRLAASLGWRVLVVDGRPAQAQPARFPEADEVRVLPLAQVGEQPHDGSFALLMTHNYYYDLAVLQHLLPTTTARYIGLLGPRKKYERLLEEFSQTTPDAASQLRGRIHSPIGLNLGAETPEEIALSIVAEIQAVLTSRPAGFLRDSPHPIHPSLHSNAPLVPEGRVDAVCAIGE, from the coding sequence ATGACCGAACTTCAACGCCTGCTTATCGCCTACGACGCGCACCGCGCCGAGGGCCGTGCCTGTGCGCTGGCTTCCGTGGTGGATGTGGCCGGCTCGGCCTACCGCCGTCCCGGGGCCCGCATGCTGGTCACCGATGAAGGCCGCCTGACCGGGGCCATCAGCGGCGGCTGCCTAGAGGGTGACGCCCGCCAGCGCGCCCGTCGCGTGATTCAGCAAGGCCGCCCCACCGTCGTCACCTACGATTCCACCGACCCCGACGACGACCTGCAGTTTGGGGCCGCGCTGGGTTGCCAGGGAATCGTGCAGATTTTGCTCGAACCGCTCAACTTCCAGGACCCCGATAACCCCGTGGAGCTGTTGCGCCGTTGGGCCGAAGGCGTGGAGGCAAACGCCGTGGTAGCTACCGTATTCAGCACCGCCGGCCTGGGGGCTGAGGTAGCCGTGGGCCAGCGCTTGCTGCTAACTTCCGACAACACCGCCCAGGGCACCCTACCGGAAGCCGCTAGCCTGTACGCCGCTATTCTGACTGATGCCCGCACCGCCTTGGCGGCCGGTCAGCCAGCCACTCGGCACTACCCAACTGGCCCCGGTGCCGTGCGCGTGAGCTTGGAAATCCTGCGCCCGCCCGTACGCCTTACCGTGTACGGCGCCGGCAACGACGTGCAGCCGCTTGTTCGGCTGGCTGCCAGTCTCGGCTGGCGCGTGCTGGTGGTGGATGGCCGCCCCGCCCAGGCCCAGCCCGCCCGCTTCCCAGAAGCTGACGAGGTGCGCGTGCTGCCGCTGGCGCAAGTCGGTGAGCAGCCCCACGACGGCAGCTTCGCCCTGCTCATGACCCACAACTACTACTACGACCTCGCGGTGCTACAACACCTGCTGCCGACTACCACGGCCCGCTATATCGGACTGCTGGGGCCGCGCAAGAAATACGAACGGCTGCTGGAAGAATTCTCCCAAACCACGCCCGATGCTGCCTCGCAGCTGCGGGGCCGCATCCACAGCCCCATCGGCCTGAACCTGGGCGCCGAAACGCCCGAGGAAATTGCCCTGTCCATCGTGGCAGAAATCCAGGCGGTGCTTACCAGCCGTCCCGCCGGCTTCCTCCGCGACTCGCCGCATCCCATCCACCCGTCGCTGCACAGCAACGCCCCGCTGGTGCCCGAGGGCCGGGTAGATGCCGTGTGCGCCATCGGTGAGTAA
- a CDS encoding nucleotidyltransferase family protein, with the protein MPNAIILLAAGSSSRLGRPKQLLLYKGQTLLRRAGETAVAAAAGAPVVVVTGSLHPELLPELAGLPVTVVHNPEWAVGMGASILTGLAYLDALPQPPTAVTVMLCDQPFVTPALLAELRDTYVRTGRPIVASAYAETQGVPVYFATEALSLLRALPAGAGAGQLLRQHAALVATVPFPLGAVDVDTPEQYAALLAGE; encoded by the coding sequence ATGCCCAACGCTATTATCCTGCTTGCCGCTGGTTCCTCGTCCCGGCTGGGCCGCCCCAAACAACTGCTGCTATACAAGGGCCAGACGCTGCTGCGCCGCGCCGGTGAAACGGCCGTAGCCGCCGCGGCCGGCGCGCCGGTGGTCGTCGTCACCGGCTCCCTGCACCCGGAGCTGCTGCCGGAGCTGGCGGGCCTGCCGGTAACGGTTGTGCATAACCCCGAATGGGCCGTCGGCATGGGCGCCTCTATCCTGACCGGATTGGCGTATCTCGATGCGCTGCCTCAGCCGCCAACGGCTGTGACTGTTATGCTATGTGACCAGCCGTTCGTGACGCCCGCGTTGCTGGCGGAACTGCGTGACACGTACGTCCGCACCGGCCGGCCCATCGTAGCGTCGGCGTATGCAGAAACCCAAGGCGTGCCGGTGTACTTTGCGACCGAAGCGTTGTCGCTGTTGCGGGCGTTGCCGGCCGGGGCGGGAGCGGGGCAGCTGCTGCGCCAGCATGCGGCGCTGGTGGCGACGGTGCCGTTTCCACTGGGAGCCGTGGACGTGGATACGCCCGAGCAGTACGCGGCGCTGTTGGCGGGGGAGTAG